In the genome of Bradyrhizobium sp. CB3481, the window TCGCGGCGTCCACGATGAAGAGCCCAGCGCCGAGGCCATCGACGGTCTCGGCGAGCGCTGCAGCCTCTGCCCGGCTGCGTGTGATATCTTCTGTGATGTGCAGTGCCCGGCGCACGTGCCGCAGCACCATCGCGAGGCGCAGCCGCGCGTGCTCCGCGGCGCCGGCCCGACGACCCATGGACCTGCCAGATGTCAGGTCGTCGGCCGGTTCCTCCAACATGGCATTCGCCGCATCGAACCATTCGCGGGGATGCAATCCACTAGGGAAGAATCGGTCCGGGCCGGGGTTGATGAAACCATTGAGAGCGTCGAGAACGCCCGCCCACTGTTCCGGATCGAGTGCCGCTTCGTAGATGCCGCCAATCAGGTCAATGAGATTTTCGCTCTCGCGAGCAGCGCCTGCGCGGCCAGCGCGGGCCTCGCTGCTTTCGAAGGCCGTCATCATCTGGCTCACATCGCCCGGATCAAGCGCGCGCATTGCCGATCACCCGATTATGAGGCCGCGGTTGTCCGCGATGATCGCAGTTTGTGATCGCAATCACAGAGTGTGTCGCGGAGCGAGTGCTATGGGGACCGCCACGGCCGAACGGATTCCCGCTTTGGCCGGGGGCGTTTGCGATCACTCCAACATGTCGAAGATTTGCCGTAAATTGACCTGGCTTCACGTCGATGCCCGGCATCCTGTGCGCAGCCTCACGCTCGGCTCTGAAAACGAAGGGCACTGGGCAACTCCATCAATTTGGCGCGGTTCAAACTTGAAATGGTTTGAGCTTGACGCCCCCGGCGCAAGAACAAGCGCGGGAGCCAGGCGCGCCGAATCCATTGTCGGCGCGGTGGCACGAAACTTGATCCGTGCATCGGCAGGTCACAAGGGGCGTTCGGCCCTATTGGCTATTGGGAGCAATGAATGAGGCAGCTGCGGCAGCGCGACCTTCACTCGATCCTGGAAGTCGTCGAGCAATTGTATACATTTCAGACGCCGGAGTCTTGCGAGACGGGCATCATCGAACCGCTCATGCGCTTGATGGACTGCGACAGCCTGCATCTAGCCGAGGTCAATCCGAAGCAGCGGAGCGTTCGATGGACCTCGAACCTGGATCCCGGCCAGAAGATGGCGATCCCCAACATGCGCGAAATCATCGCGCAGCACATGCACGAGCATCCGTTTCTGCTGCATTGGAATCCAGGCCGAGGGCTTCTCAAGCCAACCAGGTTGAGCGATCTGATCAGCCGGTCGAAATGGCATGACACCGGCCTCTACAAGGAGCTCTATCGTCCCTTTCGCATGGAGCATCTGATCGGTGTCGCGCTCCCTGCAATCGGTCCACGCGAAGTGCATATTGTCGGGCTGCGCGAGACGCTCGACTTCGATCAACGCGCGTGCCGCATATTCGAGCTGCTGGTGCCGCATCTTGCTGCCGTCTATCGCAATGCGCAGGCGATCGGCGATCTCGACGGTCAGCTCGCTTCGCTGCGCGAGGGCATTGAGATGGATGGCCGCACGGCGGTTCTGCTTGGGCCGCGCAGGAGCGTCCGCCAGATGAGCGCGCGCGCACATCAGTTGCTGGCGGCGTATTTTCCCATGCGCTGGACCGACCAGAATATCTTGCCAACGCCGGTCGATGATTGGTTACGGCGCCACGAGCGCGAGATTTCCATCTCGCCGCCGCGGCCGTTCACTGCCGAGCACGACGGCCGGCGTCTCACGATTCAGCTCCTGCGCGAACGGGGCGGGCATTTGCTGTTGTTGAGCGAACGGAAGCTTCGCATCGCGCCCGAAGACATCACCTCGCTCGGATTAAGTCCGCGCGAGACCGAGGTCCTGGCCTGGCTTGCCCACGGCAAGAGCAATGCGGAGATCGCCGGCATTCTCGGCCTGGCGCCCGCAACGGTCAAACATTGTCTGGAACGCGTCTACGGAAAGCTCGACGTCGGCTCGCGTGCGGCTGCAACGGCTGTGGCCGTCGCCGCGGCCGGCACGCACGGCTGACAGCCGGCTTTTGCCGCCGGGATGGCGGCCAAGAAACGCGATTCAAACACTTGAAAGATACGGGGCGCTCGGTCGCGCCATATGGAGCATTAGATGAAGCAATTGCGGCAGCGTGACCTTCACGCAATCCTGGAAATTGTCGAGGAGCTGTACTCATATCGCACGCCCGAGGAGTGCGAGGTCGGCATGGTGCGATCGCTTCAATGCGTGATCGGTTGCGACAGCTTTCATATGAGCGGCATAGACCCCGCGTTGCGGCGTGCCCGCTGGTCGTCGACCCGGAACCCAGGGCCAACCAGGTTCGTGTCCAATGTCAGGGAAGTTTTTGAGCGGCACATGCACGAGCATCCCTTCCTTGAACATTGGGACCACGGCCGAGCCCTTAAGCCGGCGACGCTGAGTGACCTGGTCAGTCAGCGATCGTGGCACAGCACCACGCTCTACAACGAGGTCTATCGGCCGTTTCACATCGAGCACATGCTGGGCGTCGCCGTTCGCGTATCGGGGCCGTGCAAGATGCATGTCGTCGCGATGCGCGAGAAAGTCGATTTCGATGACCGCGATCGTCACACGCTCGATCTGCTGACACCGCATCTCGAGGCAGCCTATCGCTATGCAGAGACCGCCGGCGATCTCAGGGCGCAGCTTGCCACGCTGCTTCAGGGCCTGGAGATCGACGGCAGTGCCGCGATTCACGTCGGGCGGGATCGGCGCATTCGCCACATGAGCCCGCACGCGCAAGGCTTGTTGATCGCCTATTTCCATTGGACTGATCGAAGCCGGCTGCCTGCACCGGTCGATGACTGGCTGCGGCGCCAGGTGCCTGCGACAGAGGCTTCCTTTGCGCCGCCGAGGCCGCTTGTCGTCGAACG includes:
- a CDS encoding LuxR family transcriptional regulator, with amino-acid sequence MRQLRQRDLHSILEVVEQLYTFQTPESCETGIIEPLMRLMDCDSLHLAEVNPKQRSVRWTSNLDPGQKMAIPNMREIIAQHMHEHPFLLHWNPGRGLLKPTRLSDLISRSKWHDTGLYKELYRPFRMEHLIGVALPAIGPREVHIVGLRETLDFDQRACRIFELLVPHLAAVYRNAQAIGDLDGQLASLREGIEMDGRTAVLLGPRRSVRQMSARAHQLLAAYFPMRWTDQNILPTPVDDWLRRHEREISISPPRPFTAEHDGRRLTIQLLRERGGHLLLLSERKLRIAPEDITSLGLSPRETEVLAWLAHGKSNAEIAGILGLAPATVKHCLERVYGKLDVGSRAAATAVAVAAAGTHG
- a CDS encoding helix-turn-helix transcriptional regulator; the encoded protein is MHEHPFLEHWDHGRALKPATLSDLVSQRSWHSTTLYNEVYRPFHIEHMLGVAVRVSGPCKMHVVAMREKVDFDDRDRHTLDLLTPHLEAAYRYAETAGDLRAQLATLLQGLEIDGSAAIHVGRDRRIRHMSPHAQGLLIAYFHWTDRSRLPAPVDDWLRRQVPATEASFAPPRPLVVERDGRRLTVQILHSHGGPFLLLSERKLRISPADIASLGLSPRETEVLAWLAHGKSNAEIAGILGLAPATIKHCLERIYGKLDVGTRAAATALAVAAAGSRGQRRA